The Labeo rohita strain BAU-BD-2019 chromosome 19, IGBB_LRoh.1.0, whole genome shotgun sequence genome window below encodes:
- the LOC127182420 gene encoding cilia- and flagella-associated protein 44 isoform X1, whose protein sequence is MDASETLTDEVTLQEQTAVVGDEECEGNPEEEQKSIPDDMYYSYEELCSKPFITTDSNIPQNLLHLSHSFGYDCGRRGNLQLLDEHTLAFIAGNLLILLDVRTKKQCYIRSSSGGGIGAIMTHPSKQYFAVAEKGHQPNIIIYEYPSLRPYRVLRGGTGSTYSFVDFNRDGSLLASVGGAPDYMLTLWDWRQEQVTLCNKAFSQDVFRVTFSPDCVGQLTTSGTGHIRFWKMANTFTGLKLQGLLGSFGKTTVTDIEGYVELPDGKVVSGSEWGNMLLWEGGLIKVEFCRKGGRTCHSGTIYQFNLDEGELMTIGSDGAVRSWNLETIDTADAVDDSGLFEIEPMNELIIGRNVSLHSMVKSSIPETSIWFAQDSNGCIWKLDLSFSNITQDPECLFSFHAGAIQGMDVSESSHLMATTALDSSVRVFDFLSKKELTISRFKQGGTTLTWASDMVNTAGGLLVVGFDDGVVRLLELYNTQSLHTVAGRTRSADAELRLRQALKPHNAPVTAVAYERTRKIMATGSTDSSVFFFTVGERYTPIGFVTVPGPVQGLEWSPQSHEKNTLLIFCQNGHVVEVQCPDPGAQTGGNTFQLSDLPTMHFCFSSIKSRIKRDAEVALRQARKEEKKKRREKHLKKLKEQKPDATEEELLGELEEEDEEEEELPPLYIPSPPSPLHCGFYSTPGSFWLSMGGYDSGYLYHCKFSEQQSEDPLERKDEPFSFIPVHDADHNPILTITFNSSRQLLLCGMKDGSIRAYPVQASDHQLRSMQAYWALSVHDNHYGHVRHIRFSFDDTFVLSAGEDGNIFSFSCLPEEELQKAMQLKHAKVPSPRVGLEMEKAAQDIEDPSAYSIETAKQKLELDRMHKEAEQRKQERRKKLAKLQSQFQALLEQNQSLPEHIRLHRSEFELDPSFREETERQTEETVMEVRKELAWEEEKHRIGLNKLQTMFWESVVEDTVTVHAFKSGHKVSNYRLLALSAIQMHLHQHGTAASHSGAVEQNHWQSKPQPGKKASNISPVQDELVTDPLMQSGRMQSGRKLASREAEKLRKAAEKAEKARAMIEKRKKEWAELYASKPSEDYEDPKDVEAIRLAKERMGDFKLKSAKDFTVPEHLRMNVEKKRVQLVELEKKIFEKKSEMNSRVMALRDSKVEIVSQLHAQMEQLQVIQQQLPPEKRCPLPAVPVLMPEEMPERKHRYTRATLERYATLRDKMTSTGLEEQQDGQNILELLEQEMQDTHTKAQDTHIENEGEETHSQKQEEKLTELEKEMREVEEIRNLCQQDQLFKQMEEAVWRFDAELRVLRHEKLELDVYMKLADLRHVTLFEELLLLKEFEKREDILQERLTTYIQEEEEIRAKMHDCKKQMELKKRDILRLQGKEKTIAATFQASLGENNKFEEFLTRVFKKKIKRTKKKETHGREGDDVTEEEDDSDEDSDEESDGDNDEDYDDSETGVPLDDSVCPPNCDPELFENTLKLREHRLDVEEQLQEEIKNVDSLKKECDTLTKKEKIVQNNRKAAEGDLELINREKQQKLNEVDVVVPLRLHQIEYVNNGLLPGKLDSALVLNTADLQRLQKRIEELQQEKIEQRELYKHAKQQHVQLRHDLKDMEARIKGSETRCEQLMLKKFGKLVDLEVLQTLSGNRRVEEMRQEIREQDAKYTKELKHWEAKVIGAKEALTEITKENTERLRKINSLLSQKKVLDEQLNARQQKTVGQFRGRLVEKQELQRLQQLVAAQAQDIEALSDEIRALSRKDGHVLPPLEPVLPPIPTLPHRHTTSNSGVQRKFNLSSKAVK, encoded by the exons ATGGACGCTTCCGAGACGCTAACAGATGAAGTTACTTTACAAG AGCAGACAGCTGTTGTGGGGGATGAAGAGTGTGAGGGAAACCCTGAGGAAGAACAGAAGTCCATTCCAGATGACATGTATTACAGCTATGAGGAACTGTGCTCCAAACCCTTCATTACTACAGACTCCAACATCCCACAGAACCTGCTGCACCTCTC ACATTCATTTGGCTATGACTGTGGTCGGAGAGGGAACCTACAGCTGTTGGATGAGCATACATTGGCCTTCATAGCCGGGAATCTGCTTATCCTATTGGATGTGCGCACCAAAAAGCAGTGTTACATCCGCTCTAGCAGCGGAGGTGGCATTGGTGCAATTATG ACACATCCAAGTAAGCAGTATTTTGCAGTGGCAGAGAAAGGCCATCAGCCTAACATCATCATATATGAGTATCCGTCCCTGCGGCCTTACAGGGTCCTCAGAG gtGGCACAGGCAGCACATACAGCTTTGTGGATTTTAATCGTGATGGCTCCTTACTGGCCAGTGTGGGTGGAGCTCCAGACTACATGCTTACACTGTGGGACTGGAGGCAAGAACAGGTGACATTATGCAATAAAGCTTTTTCTCAGGATGTCTTCAGGGTCACCTTTTCACCTGACTGTGTTGGACAACTTACTACATCTGGCACTGGGCACATTAG ATTCTGGAAAATGGCCAATACCTTCACTGGTTTAAAGTTGCAAGGACTGCTGGGAAGTTTTGGAAAAACAACAGTTACGGATATAGAAGGATATGTGGAGCTTCCTGATGGAAAG GTTGTGTCAGGATCAGAGTGGGGGAACATGCTCCTTTGGGAGGGGGGTCTGATAAAGGTGGAATTTTGTCGTAAAGGTGGACGCACGTGTCATAGTGGAACCATTTACCAGTTTAACCTAGATGAGGGAGAACTAATGACCATAGGATCTGATGGAGCAGTCAGA AGCTGGAACTTGGAGACCATAGACACCGCAGATGCAGTTGACGACAGCGGCCTGTTTGAGATTGAACCCATGAATGAGTTAATAATAGGCCGTAATGTCAGCTTGCATTCTATGGTCAAGAGCTCCATTCCAGAAACCTCCATCTGGTTTGCTCAG GATTCAAATGGCTGTATTTGGAAACTGGATCTCTCATTCTCCAACATT ACCCAAGATCCAGAGTGTCTCTTCTCATTTCATGCTGGTGCCATTCAGGGCATGGATGTTTCTGAAAGCAGCCACCTCATGGCCACTACAGCCTTGGACT CCTCAGtcagggtgtttgactttctttcaaagaaagaactCACGATAAGCCGCTTCAAACAGGGAGGGACAACGCTCACATGGGCTTCAGACATG GTGAACACCGCCGGGGGTCTGCTGGTTGTGGGTTTTGATGACGGTGTGGTACGTCTCTTGGAGCTGTATAACACTCAGAGTCTGCACACGGTTGCAGGACGCACACGCTCTGCCGATGCTGAACTCCGCCTTAGACAAGCTCTCAAGCCCCACAATGCACCTGTGACCGCCGTCGCTTATGAGAGAACTAGAAAGATCATGGCTACTGGG AGCACAGACAGCAGTGTTTTCTTCTTCACGGTGGGAGAAAGATATACACCAATAGGGTTTGTTACTGTCCCAGGCCCTGTGCAAGGCCTGGAGTGGTCACCTCAGTCACAT GAGAAAAACACTCTGCTGATCTTCTGTCAAAATGGTCACGTGGTGGAAGTTCAGTGCCCTGATCCTGGGGCTCAGACTGGTGGAAACACCTTTCAGCTCTCAGATCTTCCGACAATGCATTTCTGCTTCAGCAGCATCAAGTCCCGAATTAAG AGAGATGCAGAGGTAGCACTCAGGCAGGCCAGAAaagaggagaagaagaagaggagggaGAAACACTTGAAGAAACTGAAGGAGCAAAAGCCAGATGCCACAGAGGAGGAACTACTGGGAGAACTGGAAGAGGAAgatgaggaggaagaggaacTGCCTCCTCTTTACATTCCATCTCCACCCAGTCCTCTACACTGTGGCTTTTACTCAACACCAGGATCATTCTGGCTTTCTATG GGTGGCTATGACTCAGGGTATTTGTACCACTGCAAGTTCTCCGAACAGCAGAGTGAAGATCCATTAGAGAGAAAAGATGAGCCCTTTTCCTTCATACCTGTGCATGATGCAGACCACAACCCCATTCTCACCATAACCTTCAA TTCCAGCAGGCAGTTGTTATTATGTGGCATGAAGGATGGTAGTATTCGGGCGTACCCTGTACAGGCCTCGGACCATCAGCTCAGATCTATGCAGGCGTACTGGGCTCTCAGTGTCCATGATAACCATTACGGCCATGTGCGCCACATCCGCTTTAGCTTTGATGACACATTTGTCCTGAGCGCAGGAGAAGATGGCAACATCTTCTCTTTCAGCTGTTTGCCAGAAGAGGAGCTCCAGAAGGCTATGCAGCTCAAACACGCCAAAGTTCCCTCTCCACGG GTTGGGCTGGAGATGGAGAAAGCAGCTCAGGACATAGAGGATCCATCTGCTTACAG CATAGAAACAGCTAAACAGAAGCTGGAGCTGGACCGCATGCATAAAGAAGCAGAACAGAGGAAACAGGAGCGGCGTAAGAAGCTGGCAAAACTGCAGAGTCAATTTCAAGCTTTACTGGAGCAGAACCAGAGCCTTCCTGAACACATCCGCCTCCATCGCTCG GAGTTTGAACTGGACCCGAGCTTCCGTGAGGAGactgaaagacagacagaagaaacaGTGATGGAAGTCAGGAAAGAACTGGCCTGGGAGGAGGAGAAACACCGCATCGGCCTTAACAAACTACAGACTAT GTTCTGGGAGTCCGTGGTGGAGGACACGGTCACGGTCCATGCGTTTAAGAGTGGACATAAGGTCTCCAACTACAGGCTGCTGGCTCTGTCTGCCATACAAATGCACTTGCACCAGCATGGCACAGCGGCATCTCATAGTGGAGCCGTGGAACAGAATCACTGGCAGAGCAAACCCCAGCCTGGCAAAAAAGCCAGCAACATTTCAC CAGTGCAGGATGAGCTGGTAACAGATCCGTTGATGCAGTCAGGAAGGATGCAGTCAGGGCGTAAACTGGCCAGCAGAGAGGCAGAGAAACTCCGCAAGGCTGCCGAAAAGGCAGAGAAAGCCAGAGCCATGATAGAGAAGAGGAAAAAAGAGTGGGCAGAACT CTATGCCTCTAAGCCTAGTGAGGACTATGAGGATCCTAAGGATGTGGAAGCGATCCGATTGGCTAAGGAGAGAATGGGCGACTTTAAGCTGAAGTCAGCGAAAGACTTTACTGTTCCTGAACACCTGAGGATGAACGTGGAGAAGAAGAGAGTGCAGTTGGTGGAACTGGAAAAAAAG ATCTTTGAGAAGAAGTCTGAGATGAACTCCCGTGTGATGGCTCTTAGGGACAGTAAGGTAGAGATCGTGTCTCAGCTCCATGCCCAAATGGAGCAGCTACAGGTGATCCAGCAGCAACTTCCACCCGAGAAACGTTGTCCATTGCCGGCTGTGCCTGTCTTAATGCCAGAAGAGATGCCAGAGAGGAAGCATAGATACACACGGGCCACCTTGGAGCGTTACGCAACTCTAAGGGACAAGATGACTTCCACTGGCCTGGAAGAACAGCAGGATGGGCAGAACATCCTGGAGCTGCTTGAACAAGAGATGCAAGACACCCACACTAAGGCTCAGGACACACACATAGAGAATGAAGGTGAGGAAACACACTCTCAGAAGCAGGAAGAGAAGCTCACAGAGCTAGAGAAAGAGATGAGAGAAGTTGAGGAGATCAGAAACCTGTGCCAGCAAGACCAGCTTTTTAAACAG ATGGAGGAGGCAGTGTGGCGTTTCGATGCTGAGTTGCGCGTACTTCGTCACGAGAAGCTGGAGTTGGATGTGTACATGAAACTGGCTGATCTGAGACATGTGACGCTTTTTGAGGAGCTGCTGCTTCTGAAGGAGTTTGAGAAGAGGGAGGACATACTACAGGAGCGGCTGACCACCTATATACAGGAAGAGGAAGAGATCAGG GCCAAGATGCACGACTGTAAGAAGCAGATGGAGCTGAAGAAGAGAGACATCCTTAGGCTCCaaggaaaggaaaaaacaatCGCTGCCACTTTTCAGGCCTCACTAGGGGAGAACAACAAGTTTGAGGAGTTCCTCACCAGAGTGTTTAAGAAAAAGATCAAGCGtacaaagaagaaagaaacGCATGGACGTGAAG GCGATGATGTGACAGAGGAGGAAGATGACAGCGATGAAGACTCGGATGAAGAATCAGATGGGGATAATGATGAAGATTATGATGACTCTGAGACTGGAGTTCCTCTGGATGACAGCGTGTGTCCACCAA actGTGATCCTGAGCTTTTTGAGAACACACTGAAGCTGCGTGAACATCGTCTGGATGTGGAAGAGCAGCTGCAAGAGGAGATAAAAAATGTCGACAGTTTAAAGAAGGAGTGTGACACACTGACCAAGAAA GAGAAGATTGTGCAGAACAACCGTAAAGCAGCAGAGGGAGATCTGGAGCTCATTAACCGAGAAAAGCAGCAGAAGCTGAATGAAGTGGATGTGGTGGTGCCACTCAGACTGCATCAG ATTGAATATGTGAATAATGGTTTGTTGCCGGGTAAGCTTGACTCAGCATTGGTCCTGAACACAGCTGATCTCCAGCGTCTGCAGAAGCGTATTGAAGAGCTGCAGCAGGAGAAGATCGAACAGCGAGAGCTCTATAAACACGCCAAGCAACAACACGTACAGCTCAGACATGACCTTAAAGACATGGAGGCCAGAATAAAGG GGTCAGAAACACGATGCGAGCAGCTGATGCTCAAGAAGTTCGGAAAGCTGGTTGACCTTGAAGTTCTGCAGACTCTTTCAGGCAACAGGAGAGTAGAGGAGATGAGACAGGAGATCAGAGAACAAGACGCTAAGTACACAAAGGAGCTGAAACACTGGGAG GCAAAAGTTATAGGAGCAAAAGAGGCACTGACAGAAATCACGAAAGAGAACACAGAGAGACTACGTAAAATAAACAGCTTGCTCAGCCAGAAAAAAGTACTGGATGAACAACTCAATGCCAGACAGCAGAAGACG gTGGGTCAGTTCCGAGGCCGTCTGGTTGAGAAACAAGAACTGCAGAGGCTGCAGCAGCTGGTAGCGGCTCAAGCACAGGACATCGAGGCTCTCAGTGATGAGATCCGTGCTCTTTCACGCAAAGACGGCCATGTTCTCCCTCCGCTCGAACCTGTCCTGCCTCCCATTCCCACCCTGCCCCACAGACACACAACAAGCAATTCTGGTGTGCAAAGGAAATTCAACCTCAGCAGCAAAGCTGTGAAATAG